One window from the genome of Acidobacteriota bacterium encodes:
- a CDS encoding TonB-dependent receptor — MITSKDVLSLCLSVCCSIILCSSSALAQSQTTGRITGTVKDEKGALIAGAEVTASNKATGDARTTTTGGDGNYIVPLLPPGLYQVTIKAQGFKQAALDNVRVAITETTVINADLLVGGAQESVTIAAAGPTVQTESSQLGRVVDARTVAELPLATRNFTQILGLSPGAATYLPDHTSVGRNSQNISVNGARVTNNNFQINGVDANSMGTNSAPSLSVPAPETIQEFKVQTSLYDATFGRSGGGNVQAVTKSGTGEFHGTAYEYLRNDSFNANSPVLKSVGGQRPVLDRNVFGFTLGGPGVKDKLFFFLSYQGMREDNGASPINSLSSNVLVAPGLTDNRSEATLLSTFLPTTPAGTRLDPVALRLLNFKLDNGQFLIPTPQASGRYSGSAVSKFQEDQFNANFDWRLNEKNTLAFKLFFSNAPQTLALPSFLGGGPNVPGFGNFQKNNNRLGVLQYTRVISPNVVNEARVGYNFIRVDAFPQEPLNDADLGIRRANAGIFPGLGLIRIAPAAGGIVFGTSATIDVQATAPSTTASDTLSLTKGAHTLRTGAEFRYNENNYTLNFFTRGQLDFASFQSFLQGQVLVSVFGSGNGDRSLRAHDYNFFFQDDWKVSRKLTLNLGVRYELDLPPYDTRGRLATFDPTLYKARPASNTATTGLIAPLAGFVEAGNAVKDSPDIPNVGKRVLNSIDPNNIAPRIGFAYSPLASGKLAVRGGYGVFYSRTSFQYITLNVIAPPNYVFGARVGIPTPIPVADPFFPAPPQSAFPTFVPGVALSGNLFDRNIRTPYLHQYNANVQYELAKDLLFEAGYVGTRGLNLFRQVALNQARLASTASPIVNEATGATITTNTPANAALRAPFQGVGINNFSLNQSTAQSSYHALQASLTKRLARGLQFLASYTWAKSIDNASGQGGGAGIGGVINPGGVGETIGVLGNQLDNRANRGVSDFDRTQRFVFSGFYELPGPKGGAAKIALGGWQIASIVTAMSGLPIDIVDTGAGSFYGLSGGGAPLARPNFAAGATRETALSNVPAGYYFNPAAFARPTIAAGQPIPSSGGKFIADAAGTDIGSVGRNILRGPRQTNVDFSVFKRFYFGETRNFEFRTEFFNVINHVNLANPLSDFNAGASFGRIISVTTNPRIIQFAFKFNY; from the coding sequence ATGATCACCAGCAAGGACGTCTTGTCACTGTGCCTGTCAGTTTGTTGCAGCATCATCCTATGCAGCAGTTCGGCGCTGGCGCAGAGCCAGACGACGGGCCGTATTACCGGCACTGTCAAAGACGAAAAAGGCGCGCTCATCGCGGGCGCGGAAGTCACCGCGAGCAACAAAGCCACCGGCGACGCGCGCACCACGACGACCGGCGGCGACGGCAATTATATCGTGCCGCTGCTGCCGCCCGGCCTTTATCAGGTCACGATCAAAGCGCAGGGCTTCAAGCAAGCCGCGCTCGACAACGTGCGCGTCGCCATCACCGAGACGACCGTCATCAACGCCGACCTGCTTGTCGGCGGCGCACAGGAATCCGTCACGATCGCTGCCGCCGGGCCAACCGTGCAAACCGAAAGCTCGCAGCTTGGCCGCGTCGTGGATGCGCGCACGGTCGCCGAACTGCCGCTCGCCACGCGCAACTTCACGCAGATTCTCGGTCTCTCGCCGGGCGCGGCGACGTATCTGCCCGATCACACTTCGGTCGGACGCAATTCGCAAAACATCTCGGTCAATGGCGCGCGCGTCACGAACAACAATTTCCAGATTAACGGCGTGGACGCCAATTCGATGGGGACGAATTCCGCGCCCTCACTTTCCGTGCCCGCGCCCGAAACGATTCAGGAATTCAAGGTACAGACTTCGTTGTATGACGCGACGTTCGGACGTTCGGGCGGCGGCAACGTGCAGGCCGTGACCAAAAGCGGCACGGGTGAATTTCATGGCACGGCGTATGAATACCTGCGCAACGATTCCTTTAACGCCAACAGTCCGGTCTTGAAATCAGTCGGCGGCCAGCGGCCTGTGCTTGATCGCAACGTCTTTGGCTTCACGCTCGGCGGCCCCGGCGTCAAAGACAAACTCTTTTTCTTCCTGTCATATCAGGGCATGCGCGAAGACAACGGCGCGTCGCCGATCAACAGCCTGTCATCGAATGTGCTGGTCGCGCCGGGGCTGACTGACAACCGTTCCGAGGCGACGCTGCTCAGCACATTCCTGCCGACCACGCCCGCCGGGACGCGCCTTGATCCGGTGGCGCTGCGCTTGCTCAATTTCAAACTCGACAACGGCCAATTCCTGATTCCGACGCCGCAGGCCAGCGGGCGTTACAGCGGGTCGGCGGTCTCTAAGTTTCAGGAAGATCAATTCAACGCCAACTTCGATTGGCGTTTGAATGAGAAGAACACGCTCGCTTTCAAACTCTTCTTCTCGAATGCGCCGCAGACGCTGGCGTTGCCGAGCTTTCTCGGCGGCGGGCCGAACGTGCCGGGCTTCGGCAATTTTCAGAAAAACAACAACCGGCTGGGCGTGTTGCAATACACGCGCGTCATTTCACCGAACGTCGTCAACGAAGCGCGCGTCGGTTACAACTTCATCCGCGTGGACGCCTTCCCGCAAGAGCCGCTCAATGACGCCGACCTCGGCATTCGCCGCGCCAATGCGGGCATTTTCCCCGGCCTCGGCCTGATTCGCATCGCACCCGCCGCCGGCGGCATCGTCTTCGGCACTTCGGCGACGATTGACGTGCAGGCGACTGCGCCTTCGACAACGGCTTCCGATACGCTCTCGCTTACGAAAGGCGCGCACACGCTGCGCACAGGCGCGGAGTTCCGCTACAACGAAAACAACTACACGCTGAATTTTTTCACGCGCGGCCAACTCGACTTCGCCAGCTTCCAGAGCTTTTTGCAGGGGCAGGTGCTCGTCTCGGTTTTCGGCAGCGGCAACGGCGACCGCAGCTTGCGCGCGCACGATTACAACTTTTTCTTTCAGGACGACTGGAAGGTCTCGCGCAAGCTGACGCTCAATCTCGGCGTGCGCTACGAGTTGGATTTGCCGCCATACGACACGCGCGGACGGCTGGCGACCTTCGATCCGACGCTTTACAAAGCGCGCCCGGCGAGCAACACGGCGACCACAGGCTTGATTGCGCCGCTCGCCGGTTTCGTCGAAGCGGGTAATGCCGTCAAGGATTCGCCCGACATTCCGAATGTCGGCAAGCGCGTGCTCAACAGCATTGACCCGAACAACATTGCGCCGCGCATCGGCTTCGCGTATTCGCCGCTCGCTTCGGGCAAGCTCGCAGTGCGCGGCGGTTACGGCGTGTTTTATTCGCGCACGTCGTTTCAGTACATCACGCTGAATGTGATCGCGCCGCCCAATTACGTCTTCGGCGCGCGCGTGGGCATTCCCACGCCGATTCCGGTTGCCGATCCGTTCTTCCCCGCCCCGCCGCAATCCGCCTTTCCGACCTTCGTGCCGGGCGTGGCGTTATCGGGCAATCTCTTTGACCGCAACATCCGCACGCCGTACCTGCATCAATACAACGCGAACGTGCAATATGAACTGGCGAAAGATTTATTGTTTGAAGCCGGTTACGTCGGCACGCGCGGGTTGAATCTGTTCCGGCAGGTGGCGCTCAATCAGGCGCGGCTCGCCAGCACGGCCTCGCCCATCGTCAACGAAGCCACGGGCGCGACCATCACGACGAACACACCGGCCAACGCGGCCTTGCGCGCGCCCTTTCAAGGCGTGGGCATCAACAATTTCTCGCTCAATCAATCCACGGCGCAATCGAGTTACCACGCGCTGCAAGCCAGTCTGACCAAACGCTTGGCGCGCGGGCTGCAATTTCTGGCCTCATACACCTGGGCGAAATCCATTGACAACGCTTCGGGTCAGGGCGGCGGCGCAGGCATCGGCGGCGTCATCAATCCCGGCGGCGTGGGCGAAACCATTGGCGTGCTGGGCAATCAACTCGACAACCGCGCCAATCGCGGCGTCTCGGATTTTGACCGCACACAGCGTTTCGTCTTCAGCGGATTTTATGAATTGCCGGGGCCGAAAGGCGGTGCGGCCAAAATCGCGTTGGGCGGCTGGCAGATTGCCAGCATTGTGACGGCGATGTCGGGCTTGCCGATTGACATCGTGGACACGGGCGCGGGTTCGTTCTACGGCTTGTCGGGCGGCGGCGCGCCGCTCGCGCGTCCGAACTTCGCGGCGGGCGCAACGCGCGAAACGGCGCTGAGCAACGTGCCAGCGGGTTACTATTTCAATCCGGCAGCCTTCGCGCGACCGACCATCGCGGCGGGGCAGCCGATTCCCAGCTCGGGCGGCAAATTCATTGCCGACGCCGCCGGCACGGACATCGGCAGCGTCGGGCGCAATATCCTGCGCGGGCCGCGCCAGACCAACGTGGATTTCTCGGTCTTCAAGCGCTTCTACTTCGGCGAGACGCGGAACTTTGAATTCCGCACGGAGTTCTTCAACGTCATCAATCACGTCAACCTGGCGAATCCGCTGAGCGACTTCAACGCGGGCGCGTCGTTTGGCCGCATCATCTCGGTGACGACCAATCCGCGCATCATTCAGTTCGCGTTCAAGTTCAATTACTGA
- a CDS encoding sigma-54-dependent Fis family transcriptional regulator — protein sequence MPDNKVKILPDKILIIDDQPSVRFGLRNLLEAEGYRVLEAETGAQALAVITEQAPQLILLDLRLPDTDGLTLLPQIRAIDDEAPIIVLTAHGTIETAIRALKAGAENFLTKPFDADSLLILIARTLEQSRARRERLLIGLAQQQFAAEYFMGQSAAIQRLHATLERLAVSDTTVLLQGETGTGKGMVAHLIHRLSDRRDKPFVTINCAGLNRELLESELFGHEKGAFTSAVTSKAGLFELAHAGTIFFDEIAEMEPSIQARVLTVMEQKRFRRVGGVQEKEVNVRIIAASNRHLPAEIKRGRFREDLFYRLSVMPLALPGLRERRADILPFIAHFIAHFNQRLNRRVSGVTPKAEALLLGYHWPGNIRELRNVIERAMILCGGDLIHASDLPLGDQQNLTVAPAADGEQFLSLEELERLHIERIFSATGGNLSRAAELLGITRNTLYSKLRKYNLTAS from the coding sequence ATGCCCGACAACAAAGTCAAAATTCTGCCGGATAAAATCCTGATCATTGATGACCAGCCTTCGGTGCGCTTCGGGCTGCGCAATCTGCTCGAAGCGGAAGGCTATCGCGTGCTGGAAGCCGAAACCGGCGCGCAGGCGTTGGCCGTCATTACTGAACAAGCGCCGCAATTGATCCTGCTCGACCTGCGTTTGCCCGACACCGACGGCCTGACGCTGTTACCGCAAATCAGGGCGATTGATGACGAAGCGCCGATCATCGTCCTCACCGCGCACGGCACGATTGAGACGGCCATTCGCGCGCTCAAAGCTGGCGCGGAAAATTTCCTGACCAAGCCGTTTGACGCCGACAGCCTGTTGATTCTCATCGCGCGCACGCTGGAACAAAGCCGCGCGCGCCGCGAACGCTTGCTGATCGGGTTGGCGCAACAACAGTTCGCGGCTGAATATTTTATGGGGCAGAGCGCAGCCATACAGCGGCTGCACGCGACACTTGAACGGCTCGCCGTTTCAGACACCACGGTGCTGTTGCAGGGCGAAACCGGCACGGGCAAAGGCATGGTCGCGCATCTGATTCATCGTTTGAGCGACCGGCGCGACAAACCGTTCGTGACGATCAACTGCGCCGGGTTGAATCGTGAACTGCTCGAAAGCGAACTCTTCGGCCACGAGAAAGGAGCCTTCACCAGCGCGGTCACGAGCAAGGCGGGGCTGTTCGAATTAGCGCACGCGGGCACGATTTTCTTTGATGAGATTGCCGAGATGGAGCCTTCCATCCAGGCCCGCGTGTTGACGGTGATGGAACAAAAACGCTTTCGGCGCGTCGGCGGCGTGCAGGAAAAAGAAGTCAACGTGCGCATCATCGCCGCCAGCAACCGCCATCTGCCCGCCGAGATCAAACGTGGCCGCTTTCGCGAAGACCTCTTTTACCGCCTGAGCGTGATGCCGCTCGCGCTGCCCGGCCTGCGCGAACGGCGCGCGGACATCCTGCCGTTCATCGCGCACTTCATCGCGCATTTCAATCAGCGGCTCAATCGCCGCGTGTCGGGTGTGACGCCGAAAGCCGAAGCGCTGCTGCTCGGCTATCACTGGCCCGGCAACATCCGCGAACTGCGCAATGTGATCGAACGCGCCATGATTCTTTGCGGCGGCGACCTGATTCACGCGAGCGACCTGCCGCTGGGCGACCAGCAAAACCTGACCGTCGCGCCAGCCGCCGATGGCGAGCAATTTCTCTCGCTCGAAGAACTGGAACGCTTGCACATTGAGCGCATCTTTAGCGCCACCGGCGGCAATCTGAGCCGCGCGGCGGAACTGCTCGGCATCACGCGCAACACGCTTTACAGCAAACTCCGCAAATACAACCTCACAGCGTCTTGA
- a CDS encoding GAF domain-containing protein — protein sequence MRERFILDETRNILFINFAGLRIESRAQVEEMEQYVRTAYHQQGRRIYAVVNYEGTEIAPELIDYYGERIKGLHDRYGLATVRYSSSGFTRSMLRYLGAAQDLESNIFATRAEAIRAIQEIETHLQAATEDSRWTLFNPRRSLLAQLLAGWLALLMILLVAGVVTQISTGALMLAALLWLGGATFTTAFHYFKVLRPVRQVERMTRQLATGSHYDPVTVAGQDEISRLAALLNETAGQLHSDIERLSGLYHISLLIGAGNDASRVCELLTRKVARLLGAEMCILLFYDEASRQLRAQTPGYGVSDEKLSRLQTGLHQPSIVAHVLKTGEPYLTNDAASDPHISRAAAALLGVREMLAAPLQAGEQHLGSLAVLNKAGGFLEKDRQLAMIFAAQAAQLLAHVKLFQQMILSERMAAVGELVASVAHEVRNPLFGITTTLSALARKLADREIAQPFLAVVNSEVDHLNHLMEQLLEHSRPPRLEAAPADIGEVLHEVLAEFKPQAEAKGVTLGCDCQTALPGLRFDRRKMHGVFANLLDNALQHTGPGGAVRIAAFTSPDDAPRQLHIEVRDTGSGIAPADIEKIFEPFFTTRATGTGLGLAITRKTIHDHGGTITVHSAPESGTRFVIQLPLIA from the coding sequence ATGCGCGAACGATTCATTCTCGACGAGACGCGGAACATTCTCTTCATCAACTTCGCCGGGCTGCGCATCGAGAGCCGCGCGCAGGTGGAGGAAATGGAGCAATACGTCCGCACGGCCTACCACCAACAAGGCCGCCGAATTTACGCGGTCGTTAATTACGAAGGCACGGAGATCGCGCCGGAGCTGATTGATTACTACGGCGAGCGCATCAAAGGGCTGCACGACCGCTACGGGCTGGCGACCGTGCGATATTCCTCGAGCGGGTTCACGCGTTCGATGCTGCGCTATCTGGGCGCGGCGCAAGACCTCGAATCAAACATCTTCGCCACGCGCGCGGAAGCCATCCGCGCGATTCAGGAAATCGAAACTCACCTGCAAGCGGCAACCGAGGACTCGCGCTGGACGCTGTTCAATCCGCGCCGCAGCCTGCTCGCGCAACTGCTGGCCGGCTGGCTGGCGCTGCTGATGATTCTGCTTGTCGCCGGTGTCGTAACACAGATTTCAACCGGCGCGCTCATGCTGGCGGCTTTGCTGTGGCTCGGCGGCGCAACGTTCACGACGGCGTTTCATTACTTCAAAGTGTTGCGGCCTGTGCGTCAGGTCGAGCGGATGACGCGCCAGCTTGCCACTGGCAGCCATTACGACCCGGTGACGGTCGCGGGGCAGGATGAAATCAGCCGTCTGGCCGCACTGCTGAATGAAACCGCCGGGCAATTGCACAGCGACATCGAACGGCTGAGCGGGCTGTATCACATCTCGCTGCTGATCGGCGCGGGCAATGACGCCAGCCGCGTGTGCGAATTGCTGACGCGCAAGGTGGCGCGCTTGCTCGGCGCCGAAATGTGCATCCTGCTCTTTTACGACGAAGCGTCGCGGCAACTGCGGGCACAAACGCCGGGGTATGGTGTCAGCGATGAAAAACTCAGCCGCTTGCAGACGGGGTTGCATCAGCCCTCCATCGTCGCGCACGTGCTGAAAACCGGCGAGCCGTATCTGACGAATGACGCCGCCAGCGATCCGCACATCAGCCGCGCCGCCGCCGCCTTGCTGGGCGTGCGCGAAATGCTCGCCGCGCCGTTGCAGGCTGGTGAGCAACATTTAGGCTCGCTGGCCGTGCTGAACAAAGCAGGCGGCTTTCTGGAAAAAGACCGGCAACTGGCGATGATTTTCGCGGCGCAGGCGGCGCAGTTGCTGGCGCATGTGAAGCTCTTTCAGCAGATGATCTTGAGCGAACGCATGGCGGCGGTCGGCGAACTCGTCGCCAGCGTCGCGCACGAAGTCCGCAATCCGCTTTTCGGCATCACGACGACGCTCAGCGCATTGGCGCGCAAACTCGCAGACCGCGAAATCGCCCAACCCTTCCTCGCCGTCGTCAACAGCGAAGTTGACCACTTGAATCATCTGATGGAACAACTGCTCGAACACAGCCGCCCGCCGCGTTTGGAAGCCGCGCCAGCCGACATCGGCGAAGTGCTGCACGAGGTATTGGCCGAATTCAAACCGCAGGCCGAAGCCAAAGGCGTGACGCTCGGCTGTGACTGTCAGACCGCTCTGCCCGGCTTGCGTTTCGACCGCCGCAAAATGCACGGCGTATTCGCCAACCTGCTCGACAATGCCCTGCAACACACGGGGCCGGGCGGCGCGGTGCGCATCGCCGCGTTCACGTCGCCGGATGACGCGCCCAGGCAATTGCATATCGAAGTCCGCGACACCGGTTCTGGCATCGCGCCCGCTGACATCGAGAAAATCTTCGAGCCGTTTTTCACCACGCGCGCCACAGGGACGGGGCTGGGACTCGCCATCACGCGCAAAACGATTCACGATCACGGCGGCACGATCACCGTGCATTCAGCGCCTGAGAGCGGAACCCGCTTTGTCATCCAATTGCCGCTCATCGCATAA
- a CDS encoding ketoacyl-ACP synthase III produces MTRYARIAGTGSYAPEKTLTNHDLSLMLGEDINEFVSGVIGINERHICAEDESTADLAVRAAERALATAGIAPAQLDLIILATDTPEFISPATSSLVQSRLGAINAATFDVNCACAGFVTALDAAAKFISADEQYNHVLVIGAYAMSKFLNWNDKKTCTLFADGAGAVVLQASTDGPGFLASQLAADGNYYGHMGIYAGGARQPLNHFQTAQREQLLEFVQKIPSSFNLERWPQMIGQVLKRSGLMLDDVGMFFFTQLNLSTIRTVMKTLAQPLAKAHTIMDKWGYTGSACIPMALDDAARQGKLKSGDVIILCGSGGGVALGCLAFRWT; encoded by the coding sequence ATGACCCGCTACGCCAGAATTGCCGGAACCGGCTCGTATGCGCCGGAAAAGACGCTGACCAATCACGATCTCAGCCTGATGCTGGGCGAAGACATCAATGAATTCGTCTCCGGCGTTATCGGTATCAACGAACGCCATATTTGCGCGGAGGACGAAAGCACGGCGGATTTGGCAGTGCGGGCGGCCGAGCGGGCGTTGGCCACAGCCGGAATTGCGCCCGCACAACTCGACCTCATCATCCTGGCGACAGACACGCCGGAGTTCATCTCGCCCGCGACCTCTTCCCTCGTCCAAAGCCGGCTCGGCGCGATCAATGCCGCCACATTTGATGTGAATTGCGCGTGCGCGGGCTTTGTCACGGCGCTCGACGCGGCGGCGAAATTCATCAGCGCGGATGAGCAATACAATCACGTACTGGTGATTGGCGCTTATGCGATGAGCAAATTTCTGAACTGGAACGACAAGAAAACCTGTACGCTCTTTGCCGACGGTGCGGGCGCAGTTGTCTTGCAGGCCAGCACTGACGGTCCCGGTTTCCTGGCTTCGCAACTGGCGGCGGACGGCAATTACTACGGCCACATGGGCATCTACGCGGGCGGCGCGCGGCAGCCGCTCAATCATTTTCAGACCGCGCAACGCGAGCAGTTGCTGGAATTCGTGCAGAAGATTCCTTCGTCCTTCAACCTCGAACGCTGGCCGCAGATGATTGGGCAAGTACTCAAACGCAGCGGCCTGATGCTCGACGACGTCGGCATGTTTTTCTTCACCCAACTCAACCTGAGTACCATCAGAACGGTGATGAAAACGCTCGCGCAGCCGCTGGCAAAAGCGCACACGATTATGGACAAGTGGGGTTACACCGGTTCGGCCTGCATCCCGATGGCGCTGGACGATGCGGCGCGACAGGGCAAGCTGAAATCAGGTGATGTGATTATCCTGTGCGGTTCAGGCGGCGGCGTGGCTTTAGGCTGTCTGGCTTTTCGCTGGACGTAA